The following is a genomic window from Chryseobacterium ginsenosidimutans.
AATAAAGTTGATTAAATGATTCATCAATTAGCAGCCGTAGATAAACGTGCGAAAATCAGCAAAAATGTAATTGTAGAACCTTTTACTACAATTGCAGGTGATGTCGAAATAGGGGAAGGAACTTGGATTGGTTCTAATGTTACCATTATGGATGGGGCAAGAATAGGGAAAAATTGCAGAATTTTTCCAGGAACCGTAATCTCGGCAATTCCTCAGGATCTAAAATTTGATGGTGAAGATACACAGACAATTATTGGTGATGATACAACAATAAGAGAATGTGTAACGGTAAATAGAGGAACTAAAGCTTTAGGATTTACTAAAATAGGTTCAAACTGTCTTATTATGGCAACTTCTCATATCGCACATGACTGTGTTATCGGAGACCATGTTATCATCGTAAACGGTTGTGGTATCGCGGGGCACGTAGAAATTGGTGATTATACCGTAATGGGAGGTTTA
Proteins encoded in this region:
- the lpxA gene encoding acyl-ACP--UDP-N-acetylglucosamine O-acyltransferase, giving the protein MIHQLAAVDKRAKISKNVIVEPFTTIAGDVEIGEGTWIGSNVTIMDGARIGKNCRIFPGTVISAIPQDLKFDGEDTQTIIGDDTTIRECVTVNRGTKALGFTKIGSNCLIMATSHIAHDCVIGDHVIIVNGCGIAGHVEIGDYTVMGGLSAVHQFGKIGKHVMISGGTLVRKDIPPYVKVAREPMSYAGINSVGLRRRGFTNEKIFEIQKIYRAIFQMKMNVSQAISHIEKEMLPTAERDEILQFIQNSPRGIVKGYGTGKDN